The following are encoded together in the Piscinibacter lacus genome:
- the pssA gene encoding CDP-diacylglycerol--serine O-phosphatidyltransferase, with the protein MPPRRPRRKGIYILPNLFTLAALFGGFYAIVMAMNQRFDLAAVGVFCAMVLDSLDGRVARMTNTQSAFGEQMDSLSDMVSFGAAPALIMYEWALQGLGKAGWIAAFVYCACAALRLARFNTNIGVVDKRFFQGLPSPAAAALVTGFIWLLDDMGWSGARDITWLAWTAFGVTLYAGLTMVTNVPFYSFKDVSFKRSVPFIVIVAIALGIALINIHPPAVLFALFWIYGLSGYGVYVWKRSKGKPVSVIATSMDEPDERGLHG; encoded by the coding sequence ATGCCGCCGCGTCGCCCGCGCCGCAAGGGCATCTACATCCTGCCCAATCTGTTCACGCTGGCGGCCCTGTTCGGTGGCTTCTACGCCATCGTGATGGCGATGAACCAGCGCTTTGACCTGGCGGCGGTCGGCGTGTTCTGCGCCATGGTGCTCGACAGCCTCGACGGCCGGGTAGCGCGCATGACCAACACCCAGAGCGCCTTCGGCGAGCAGATGGACAGCCTGTCCGACATGGTCAGCTTCGGTGCCGCACCGGCCCTGATCATGTACGAGTGGGCGCTGCAGGGCCTGGGCAAGGCCGGCTGGATCGCGGCCTTCGTCTACTGCGCCTGCGCGGCGCTGCGGCTGGCGCGCTTCAACACCAACATCGGCGTGGTCGACAAGCGCTTCTTCCAGGGCCTGCCCAGCCCGGCTGCTGCGGCCCTGGTGACCGGCTTCATCTGGCTGCTCGACGACATGGGCTGGAGCGGCGCGCGCGACATCACCTGGCTGGCCTGGACGGCCTTTGGCGTCACGCTCTATGCGGGGCTGACGATGGTCACCAACGTGCCCTTCTACAGCTTCAAGGATGTGAGCTTCAAGCGCAGCGTGCCCTTCATCGTGATCGTCGCGATCGCGCTCGGCATCGCGCTGATCAACATCCATCCGCCCGCGGTGCTGTTTGCCCTGTTCTGGATCTACGGTCTCTCGGGTTACGGCGTCTACGTGTGGAAGCGCAGCAAGGGCAAGCCGGTCAGCGTCATCGCCACCTCGATGGACGAGCCCGATGAACGCGGCCTACATGGCTGA
- a CDS encoding phosphatidylserine decarboxylase has protein sequence MDYPHPLLAREGWPFIGGMFVIALLASAYLPGWLAAIAWLLLVFVVQFFRDPPRAVPSEPGAVLSPADGRIVKVERAHDPYAGREALLISVFMNVFNVHSNRSGVDGTVKTVQYFPGKFLNADLDKASTENERNAVVIDAGGRTVTLVQVAGLIARRILCYTQVGAVLKRGQRYGFIRFGSRVDVYLPLDAQPRVAPGQKVSATTTVLATLPKP, from the coding sequence ATGGATTACCCCCACCCCCTGCTGGCCCGTGAAGGCTGGCCCTTCATCGGCGGCATGTTCGTCATTGCGCTGCTGGCCTCGGCCTACCTGCCGGGCTGGCTGGCGGCCATCGCCTGGCTGCTGCTGGTCTTCGTCGTCCAGTTCTTCCGCGATCCGCCGCGGGCCGTGCCGAGCGAGCCTGGCGCCGTGCTGTCGCCGGCCGACGGTCGCATCGTCAAGGTCGAGCGCGCCCATGACCCCTACGCCGGCCGCGAGGCGCTGCTGATCAGCGTCTTCATGAATGTCTTCAATGTCCACAGCAACCGCTCGGGCGTCGACGGCACGGTCAAGACCGTGCAGTACTTTCCCGGTAAATTCCTGAATGCGGACCTGGACAAGGCCTCCACCGAAAACGAGCGCAATGCGGTCGTCATCGATGCCGGCGGCCGCACGGTGACCCTGGTCCAGGTGGCCGGCCTGATCGCGCGGCGCATCCTCTGCTACACGCAGGTCGGGGCGGTGCTGAAGCGCGGCCAGCGCTACGGCTTCATTCGCTTCGGTTCGCGGGTCGATGTCTACCTGCCGCTGGACGCCCAGCCGCGCGTGGCCCCCGGCCAGAAGGTCAGCGCCACCACCACCGTGCTGGCCACGCTGCCCAAGCCATGA
- a CDS encoding superoxide dismutase yields MEHTLPALPYAADALAPHMSKETFEYHHGKHHNAYVVNLNNLQKGTEFEAMTLEEIVKKSSGGLYNNAAQVWNHSFFWHCMKPNGGGEPSGALAEAINAKFGSYAAFKEAFTKSAVGNFGSGWTWLVKKADGSVDIVNTGAAGTPLTTGDTALLTVDVWEHAYYVDHRNARPKYVETFLNHLVNWDFAAKNFG; encoded by the coding sequence ATGGAACACACCCTTCCCGCCTTGCCCTATGCCGCCGACGCCCTGGCGCCGCACATGTCGAAGGAGACCTTCGAGTACCACCACGGCAAGCATCACAACGCCTACGTGGTGAACCTGAACAATCTGCAAAAGGGCACCGAGTTCGAGGCCATGACGCTCGAGGAGATCGTCAAGAAGTCCTCCGGCGGCCTCTACAACAACGCAGCCCAGGTCTGGAACCACAGCTTCTTCTGGCACTGCATGAAGCCCAATGGCGGCGGCGAGCCCAGCGGCGCGCTGGCCGAGGCCATCAACGCCAAGTTCGGCAGCTATGCGGCCTTCAAGGAAGCCTTCACCAAGAGCGCGGTCGGCAACTTCGGCTCGGGCTGGACCTGGCTGGTGAAGAAGGCCGACGGCTCGGTCGACATCGTCAACACCGGCGCCGCCGGCACGCCGCTGACCACCGGCGACACCGCGCTGCTGACCGTCGACGTCTGGGAGCATGCCTACTACGTCGACCACCGCAATGCGCGTCCGAAGTATGTGGAGACCTTCCTGAACCATCTGGTCAACTGGGACTTCGCCGCCAAGAACTTCGGCTGA
- the xseA gene encoding exodeoxyribonuclease VII large subunit gives MRPAEPLASGRPAWSVAALVQAVAETLATRFANVTLRGEISGFTRAASGHCYFTLKDPDGGASLRCAMFRRAAALLASLPGEGEAVELRGRVAVYEPRGELQFVAESLQRAGAGALYERFLRLKAQLAAEGLFETERKRPLPPLPRCIGVVSSLAGAALHDVCTALARRAPHVRVLVLPSPVQGVDAPAALCAALAAAARRPEIELLILARGGGSMEDLWAFNDPALVRAIAAHPVPVITGIGHETDLSLADLAADLRAPTPTAAAELAAPSRDSLLLQLAQWARRASEGLNRRLEREGERLDRLGLRLARPAQRLAHARERLAGLDQRRRRALERQLQARAQALDRLALRGRHAAQARREGLAQRLAQLGLRLDALDPARVLARGWSRLEDDTGQPLLSIAQVQPGQAFEAVLADGRVQARAEATWPAVPPPTRRRRRP, from the coding sequence GTGAGGCCGGCCGAGCCTCTGGCTTCAGGCCGCCCGGCCTGGTCGGTCGCCGCGCTGGTGCAGGCCGTGGCCGAGACCCTGGCCACCCGCTTCGCCAACGTGACGCTGCGCGGCGAGATCAGCGGCTTCACCCGCGCGGCCAGCGGCCACTGCTACTTCACGCTCAAGGATCCGGACGGCGGCGCCAGCCTGCGCTGCGCGATGTTCCGCCGCGCCGCCGCCCTGCTCGCCAGCCTGCCGGGCGAGGGCGAGGCGGTCGAGCTGCGCGGCCGGGTGGCCGTCTACGAGCCCCGCGGCGAGCTTCAGTTCGTCGCCGAATCCTTGCAGCGCGCCGGCGCCGGTGCGCTGTACGAGCGCTTCCTGCGGCTCAAGGCCCAGCTTGCGGCCGAGGGGCTGTTCGAGACCGAGCGCAAGCGCCCGCTGCCACCGCTGCCGCGCTGCATCGGCGTGGTCAGCTCGCTGGCCGGCGCGGCCTTGCACGATGTCTGCACCGCCCTGGCGCGGCGCGCGCCGCATGTCCGGGTGCTGGTGCTGCCCAGCCCGGTGCAGGGCGTGGATGCGCCGGCGGCGCTTTGCGCCGCGCTGGCCGCCGCCGCGCGCCGGCCGGAGATCGAGCTGCTGATCCTCGCCCGCGGCGGCGGCTCGATGGAGGACTTGTGGGCCTTCAACGACCCCGCCCTGGTACGGGCGATTGCCGCCCATCCGGTGCCGGTGATCACCGGCATCGGCCACGAGACCGACCTCAGCCTGGCCGACCTGGCCGCCGACCTGCGCGCGCCCACGCCCACCGCCGCCGCCGAGCTGGCCGCGCCCAGCCGAGACAGCCTGCTGCTCCAGCTCGCCCAATGGGCGCGCCGCGCAAGCGAAGGCCTGAACCGCCGGCTGGAGCGCGAGGGCGAGCGGCTCGACCGCCTCGGCCTGCGCCTGGCCCGGCCGGCCCAGCGCCTGGCGCATGCGCGCGAGCGCCTGGCCGGCCTGGACCAGCGCCGCCGCCGCGCGCTGGAGCGCCAGCTCCAGGCCCGCGCCCAGGCCCTGGACCGCCTGGCCCTGCGCGGCCGGCATGCGGCCCAGGCCCGGCGCGAGGGTCTGGCGCAGCGCCTGGCGCAGCTCGGCCTGCGGCTCGATGCCCTCGATCCGGCCCGGGTGCTGGCCCGCGGCTGGTCGCGGCTGGAGGACGACACCGGCCAGCCGCTGCTGTCGATCGCCCAGGTCCAGCCCGGCCAGGCCTTCGAGGCGGTGCTGGCCGACGGCCGCGTGCAGGCCCGCGCCGAGGCCACCTGGCCGGCGGTACCGCCGCCGACGCGTCGCCGCCGTCGGCCCTGA
- the lpxK gene encoding tetraacyldisaccharide 4'-kinase: MPPSPPPRSGRARLEMRLQAAWRGRGALAWALLPLAALFGLLGALHRGLYRLGLRRVRHPGCPVVVVGNRIVGGAGKTPTTLAVVAALQDLGWRPGIVSRGHGRRDPTRILAVTPQAEAESVGDEALLMRLRSGVPVWVGRNRAAAAEALRAAHPEVDVIVSDDGLQHLRLARDVELLVFDRRGAGNGWLLPAGPLREPLRTPSFARRACRVVYSDGVASTALPGLVLQRRLSPPQPLAEWWARRPAPPAAAWAALREGPQPLAALAGIAHPPRYFEALRAEGLQIDGLPCADHDRLDPLPWPAGLPRLLLTEKDAVKVRPERLARERPGTRVWVTPLDLPATPELRDALHEALGPAPGRGAPAAAP, translated from the coding sequence ATGCCGCCCTCCCCCCCGCCCCGCTCCGGTCGCGCCCGGCTCGAAATGCGCTTGCAGGCGGCCTGGCGCGGGCGCGGCGCGCTGGCCTGGGCCCTGCTGCCGCTGGCCGCGCTGTTCGGCCTGCTGGGGGCGCTGCATCGCGGGCTGTATCGCCTGGGGCTGCGTCGCGTGCGGCATCCGGGCTGTCCGGTGGTGGTGGTCGGCAACCGGATTGTCGGCGGCGCCGGCAAGACCCCGACCACCCTGGCCGTCGTCGCCGCGCTGCAAGACCTGGGCTGGCGGCCGGGCATCGTCTCGCGCGGGCACGGGCGACGCGATCCGACCCGCATCCTGGCGGTGACGCCGCAGGCCGAGGCCGAGTCGGTCGGCGACGAGGCCCTGCTGATGCGGCTGCGCAGCGGCGTGCCGGTCTGGGTCGGCCGCAACCGGGCGGCGGCGGCCGAAGCGCTGCGGGCCGCGCATCCCGAGGTCGACGTGATCGTCAGCGACGACGGCCTGCAGCACCTGCGGCTGGCGCGCGACGTCGAATTGCTGGTCTTCGACCGGCGGGGCGCCGGCAATGGCTGGCTGCTGCCGGCCGGGCCGCTGCGCGAGCCGCTGCGCACCCCCTCCTTCGCCCGCCGGGCCTGCCGGGTCGTCTACAGCGACGGCGTGGCAAGCACCGCCCTGCCCGGCCTGGTGCTGCAGCGCCGGCTGAGCCCGCCGCAGCCGCTGGCGGAATGGTGGGCGCGCCGGCCGGCGCCGCCGGCAGCCGCCTGGGCTGCGCTGCGCGAAGGCCCGCAGCCCCTAGCCGCGCTGGCCGGCATCGCCCATCCGCCCCGTTACTTCGAGGCCCTGCGGGCCGAGGGCTTGCAGATCGACGGCCTGCCCTGCGCCGACCACGACCGCCTCGACCCCCTGCCCTGGCCGGCCGGCCTGCCGCGCCTGCTGCTGACCGAGAAGGATGCGGTGAAGGTCCGCCCCGAGCGCCTGGCCCGCGAGCGGCCGGGCACGCGCGTCTGGGTCACGCCGCTAGACTTGCCCGCCACCCCGGAACTGCGGGATGCGCTGCACGAAGCGCTGGGCCCAGCCCCCGGCCGTGGCGCCCCTGCCGCCGCCCCCTGA
- a CDS encoding Trm112 family protein translates to MDTRLIDLLVCPICKSPLSHDREARELICAADRLAFPIRDGIPVMLVNEARPVDEAAPPAAAGLSA, encoded by the coding sequence ATGGACACCCGCCTGATCGACCTGCTGGTCTGCCCGATCTGCAAGAGCCCCCTGAGCCACGACCGCGAGGCCCGTGAGCTGATCTGCGCCGCCGACCGCCTGGCCTTCCCCATCCGCGACGGCATTCCCGTCATGCTGGTGAACGAGGCGCGTCCCGTGGACGAAGCCGCCCCGCCGGCCGCGGCAGGCCTGTCGGCGTGA
- the kdsB gene encoding 3-deoxy-manno-octulosonate cytidylyltransferase, producing MKPVVLIPARMASSRLPGKPLADLAGKPMVVRVAERAAQADAARVVVAADDARILAACQAHGVDAVMTRADHPTGSDRLAEACALLGLDDAAIVVNVQGDEPLIDPALIDACARLLAERGECVMATAAHPLDRVEDYLNPNVVKVVCDRLGRALTFSRAPLPWWRDGHAQGVQALPDPAPLRHIGLYAYRVGFLRRYPLLPPCALEQTESLEQLRVLWHGERIAVHVGAGQPGPGVDTPEDLARVRDLFARGAGLAS from the coding sequence GTGAAACCGGTCGTCTTGATCCCGGCGCGGATGGCGTCGAGCCGCCTGCCGGGCAAGCCGCTGGCCGACCTGGCCGGCAAACCCATGGTGGTGCGGGTGGCCGAGCGCGCGGCGCAGGCCGACGCCGCCCGCGTGGTGGTGGCCGCCGACGATGCGCGCATCCTCGCCGCCTGCCAGGCCCATGGCGTGGACGCGGTGATGACCCGCGCCGACCACCCGACCGGCAGCGACCGCCTGGCCGAGGCTTGTGCGCTGCTCGGCCTGGACGATGCCGCGATCGTCGTCAATGTGCAGGGCGACGAGCCCCTGATCGACCCGGCCCTGATCGACGCCTGCGCGCGCCTGCTGGCCGAGCGCGGCGAATGCGTGATGGCCACCGCAGCCCATCCCCTCGACCGGGTCGAGGACTACCTGAACCCGAATGTGGTCAAGGTCGTCTGTGACCGGCTGGGCCGTGCGCTGACCTTCTCGCGCGCGCCCCTGCCCTGGTGGCGAGACGGCCATGCCCAGGGCGTGCAGGCCCTGCCCGACCCGGCGCCGCTGCGCCACATCGGCCTTTACGCCTACCGCGTCGGCTTCCTGCGGCGCTACCCCCTGCTGCCGCCCTGCGCGCTGGAGCAGACCGAGTCGCTGGAGCAGTTGCGCGTGCTCTGGCATGGCGAGCGCATCGCCGTGCATGTCGGCGCCGGACAGCCCGGGCCGGGGGTCGACACCCCCGAGGATCTGGCGCGCGTGCGGGACCTCTTCGCGCGGGGCGCGGGGCTGGCTTCGTAA
- the adk gene encoding adenylate kinase — protein sequence MRLILLGAPGAGKGTQAAFICQRYGIPQISTGDMLRAAVKAGTPLGLEAKKVMDAGGLVSDDIIIGLVKERITQPDCAKGFLFDGFPRTIPQADAMKAAGVKLDLVLEIDVPDEAIVERMSGRRVHVASGRTYHVKFNPPKVEGKDDATGEDLIQRDDDKEATVKKRLEVYQSQTRPLVDYYSAWSATGDASAPRYARILGLGTVEEITARALAALG from the coding sequence ATGAGACTGATCCTGTTGGGAGCGCCCGGCGCGGGCAAGGGCACGCAAGCCGCCTTCATCTGCCAGCGTTACGGCATCCCGCAGATTTCGACCGGCGACATGCTGCGCGCGGCGGTCAAGGCCGGCACCCCACTGGGCCTGGAGGCCAAGAAGGTGATGGACGCGGGCGGCCTCGTCAGCGACGACATCATCATCGGCCTGGTCAAGGAACGCATCACCCAGCCGGACTGCGCCAAGGGCTTCCTCTTCGACGGCTTCCCGCGAACCATCCCGCAGGCCGACGCGATGAAGGCCGCCGGCGTCAAGCTGGACCTGGTGCTCGAGATCGACGTGCCCGACGAGGCCATCGTCGAGCGCATGAGCGGCCGCCGCGTGCACGTGGCCTCGGGCCGCACCTACCACGTCAAGTTCAACCCGCCCAAGGTGGAAGGCAAGGACGACGCGACCGGTGAGGACCTGATCCAGCGCGACGACGACAAGGAAGCCACCGTCAAGAAGCGGCTGGAGGTCTACCAGAGCCAGACGCGTCCGCTGGTGGACTACTACTCGGCCTGGTCGGCCACTGGCGATGCCTCCGCGCCGCGCTATGCGCGCATCCTCGGCTTGGGCACGGTGGAAGAAATCACCGCCCGCGCGCTCGCCGCGCTGGGCTGA
- a CDS encoding UbiD family decarboxylase domain-containing protein → MKYRDLRDFIQGLEAGGELRRIREPVSPRLEMTAVADATLRAAGPALLFETPVEAPGSRPGTVPVLANLFGTPRRVALGMGASEVAELRTIGQLLASLKEPEPPRGLKDAGKLLQLGKALWSMKPERLRSAPCQEEVLEGSEIDLGALPIQTCWPGDAGPLITWGLVVTRGPQSVPNPRARQNLGIYRQQKIGPRQTIMRWLAHRGGALDFRDFARANPGQPFPVVTALGADPATILGAVTPVPDTLGEYQFAGLLRGSRTEVVDTAVGEAGRWLQVPASAEFVLEGHIPPAAPGFVGHSADGVPLKEKNGYLHALEGPFGDHTGYYNEQDWFPVVELQRLTRRHQAIYHSTYTGKPPDEPAILGVALNEVFVPILQKQFPEIVDFYLPPEGCSYRLAAISIRKAYPGHAKRVMFGLWSFLRQFMYTKFIVVTDEDVDVRDWKELIWAITTRMDPVRDTTLVPQTPIDYLDFASPVSGLGGKMGLDATNKWPGETDREWGRALSMSPEVTQRVAGIVAGLGLDRR, encoded by the coding sequence ATGAAATACCGGGATTTGCGGGACTTCATCCAAGGATTGGAAGCCGGTGGCGAGCTGCGCCGCATTCGCGAGCCGGTCTCGCCCCGGCTGGAGATGACAGCCGTTGCCGACGCCACGCTGCGTGCCGCAGGCCCTGCGCTGCTTTTCGAGACCCCGGTGGAAGCACCGGGTTCCCGGCCCGGCACGGTGCCGGTGCTGGCCAATCTCTTCGGCACCCCCCGACGGGTGGCCCTGGGCATGGGCGCCAGCGAAGTGGCCGAGCTGCGCACCATCGGCCAGCTCCTGGCCAGCCTGAAAGAGCCCGAGCCGCCGCGCGGCCTGAAGGATGCCGGCAAGCTGCTCCAGCTCGGCAAAGCCCTGTGGTCGATGAAGCCCGAGCGCCTGCGAAGCGCGCCCTGCCAGGAGGAAGTCCTCGAAGGCAGCGAGATCGACCTCGGCGCGCTGCCCATCCAGACCTGCTGGCCCGGCGATGCCGGGCCGCTCATCACCTGGGGCCTTGTGGTCACCCGCGGGCCGCAGTCGGTGCCGAACCCGCGCGCGCGCCAGAACCTTGGCATCTACCGCCAGCAGAAGATCGGCCCGCGCCAGACCATCATGCGCTGGCTGGCGCATCGCGGTGGCGCGCTGGATTTCCGCGACTTCGCGCGGGCGAATCCCGGCCAGCCCTTCCCGGTGGTCACCGCGCTCGGGGCCGATCCGGCGACCATCCTCGGCGCCGTCACCCCGGTGCCCGACACCCTGGGTGAATACCAGTTCGCCGGCCTGCTGCGCGGCAGCCGCACCGAGGTGGTCGACACCGCGGTCGGCGAGGCCGGCCGCTGGCTGCAGGTGCCGGCCAGCGCCGAGTTCGTGCTGGAGGGGCACATCCCGCCGGCGGCGCCCGGCTTTGTCGGGCACAGCGCCGACGGCGTGCCGCTCAAGGAGAAGAACGGCTACCTGCATGCGCTCGAAGGGCCCTTCGGCGACCACACCGGCTATTACAACGAGCAGGACTGGTTCCCGGTCGTCGAGCTTCAGCGCCTGACGCGCCGCCACCAGGCGATCTACCACTCCACCTACACCGGCAAGCCGCCGGACGAGCCCGCCATCCTCGGCGTCGCGCTCAACGAGGTCTTCGTGCCCATCCTGCAGAAGCAGTTTCCGGAGATCGTCGACTTCTACTTGCCGCCCGAGGGCTGCAGCTACCGTCTGGCGGCCATCAGCATCCGCAAGGCCTACCCCGGCCATGCCAAGCGCGTGATGTTCGGGCTGTGGAGCTTCCTGCGGCAGTTCATGTACACCAAGTTCATCGTCGTCACCGACGAGGACGTGGACGTGCGCGACTGGAAGGAGCTGATCTGGGCCATCACCACCCGCATGGACCCGGTGCGCGACACCACCCTGGTGCCGCAGACGCCCATCGACTACCTGGATTTCGCCAGCCCCGTCAGCGGCCTGGGCGGCAAGATGGGCCTCGACGCAACCAACAAGTGGCCGGGCGAGACCGACCGCGAATGGGGCCGCGCCCTCAGCATGTCGCCCGAGGTCACGCAGCGGGTGGCGGGCATCGTCGCCGGCCTGGGCCTGGATCGTCGCTGA